In Peromyscus leucopus breed LL Stock chromosome 9, UCI_PerLeu_2.1, whole genome shotgun sequence, the sequence ACTGTCATTGAAGGGAGAAAACCCTCTGCAGCTACCAATCAGATGTCACTTCCAAAGACGACACGCAAAAACAAACTCTCATTCTTCTGCTCTCCACGTGAATTATAAAACGCCCTGTGGACGGAGTCTACGAAATATAGAAGAAGTTTTTCATTACCTTATTGAGACAGAGTGTAACTTTTTATTCACAGACAACTTTTCTTTCAATACTTATGTTCAGTTGACTCGGAATTACCCAAAGCAAGATAAAGTTGTTTCTGAAGTGGATATTAGTAACGGAGTGGAATCAGTGCCGATTTCTTTCTGTAATGAAATTGACAGGAGGAAACTTCCACAGTTTAAGTACAGAAAGACAGTATGGCCCCGAGCATACTACCTAAATTTTTCCAACATGTTTTCTGATTCATGTGACTGTTCTGAGGGCTGTATAGACATGTAAGTAGAAAACAGGACGTTTCAAACAATCTCTAAATGTAGACACAGTTGTCCAGTCCTACTGTGTCTAGGTTGTCATTTTGCCTGTATAAAACCTGTGCACAAATTGTCTAAAATAGATGAAAAGATAGCATTTCATTAGCCATATTCTTTGCCAAAAATGgtaatttgaaatttatttcttctaaGAATGAGTATTTCCTTTTATGTAGTGCCATAGTTATAATAGCAATTACAGTGCTGTTTATGAGTGTCATTCATGCCCAAACACTTTAAAATCCATTCATTCTCTTTGTCATCACAAAAGCCTGTGTGTTAGGTAATATATTTCTGtcatacaaataagaaaattagtcttcagaaataaattcaaagaGATCACAGACAAATTGGAGAGGCAGTATTTGAACCTTTGATCCTAATTTCTGTGCAACttgttatattttacttttacaaaCTAAGTATCATTACTGGCTAATATTTTGGAATGTCAGTGTACTCACAACTACTATTCTTTAACCATTATATTGACAttccatcaagaaaatgaaaacatgttctGATATGTTAAGACCttgagaaacattttcttttaaagatgtgtaaTACTTATGCATTGTAGGTTTGATGATAATAGGGTAGATTTCTGTTATATGTATAGTTAACTACACAAATTTAGCTGCCTAtactaagtaaaagaaaaagggaagttaTTTTAATACAGTTTTTCCCTCATTATCTGAGAGGTATACTCAAGGGCCACTGAATGCTTAAAATCCTGTATTAGTAACAAAGTctatttatttgtgcttttttttttttttttacaaacccAAAGCATTGTAAgtatctctttttaaaacttatttatttatttacttacttacttatttatttatttatttatttatttatttattcatgcattggtgttttgccttcatatatgtatgtgtgagggtgtcaggttccctggaattggagtcacagacagttgtgagcagccatgtgagtactggaaatcgaaccctggtcccctggaagagcagtcagtccttttaaccactgagccatatctccagccacCACATTGCAAGTATCTTGATCTGACAATCAATATGGTTGTTTAGTGACTAACTAGCTGGTAAGCCATGGGATCTGCCTGTcgtcatttttcattttgtattgaaAAGATGGTGAAAACTATGTATACTACAGCAGTTTCTTCCTTTGCAGTAGCTTCAGTTCCTATGGTCAACTGTAGTCTAGaaatattgggctggagagatgtttcagagtttaagagcactggctactcttcagaggacccaggtttaatacACAACACCACATGTCAATTCACATCCAGTACCAAGGGATCCACTACCCTCCCTGGGCAACAAGCgtcaggcacacaagtggtgcacagatacacattcagacaaaacacccatatacattgataataaaaataacaataataatagtaatagacaTTAAGTGGAAAATTTCATATACATTCAATTAAGTTTTAAACTACATGCTGTTTGGAGTCATGTGATGGAATACCCCACTTTATCTCACCTGGAATGTGAATCATCTCATTGTCCACAATGTTCACGACCTATCTGTCACATAACAGCTACATTGATTATCAGATCAAGTGTCATACTCTTAATACATTCAAGTAagacttattttacttaataatggcCCCAGAGGATACAAGTAATGATGTGCAGGAAAATAAAGCATGCAAGGGCAGACTAATTCTGGTATTGTGGCAATGTTTCAGAGTATTGGGAAAAGCACAAATAAATAGACTTTATAAACTAACACAAGATTTTAAGCATTCAGGGGTTGAATATAACTCTCAGCTAATGAGGGAATAACTGTTAAAATAATCTATGATAGAAGAGCAGAACTAAGACTATCAGTAAACAAGCATCTGATGAGTAAAATATCCATTTTCAAAAGTTAAAActcatataataaaatatctgtTGCATGGTCAGATAGCTCAGTGCAGTTTATATTAGTTGTAATAAGCTTTTGgttgttattattttcatatagGCTGATTGTGTTTAGAAGAGTTTTCGTATAGTCCTTGAGCAAAACCCCTATTATTGATAAAGGTataccactttattttttttttttggtttttcgagccagggtttctctgtagttttggtgcctatcctggatctcactctgtagaccaggaaagcctcgaactcacagagatccacctggctctgcctcccaagtgctgggattaaaggtgtgcagcactaCCGCCCAGCAAGGTACAccattttttaatgtcatttacaCTTTTACCAAGTCTCATACCTTGGTGATTTTTTATTCTGACTTCGCTATCCACTgcctttcttttagaaaaaaatgtgcttGTCTTCAGTTGACAGCAAAGAATGCGAAAGCATGGCCCCTGTCACCTGATGCAGTATGTACtggatataaatataaaaggCTGCAGAGACTCATACCTACTGGGTGAGTAACCTTAAGGATTTGTTGCAAGATGTTTGTGTCGGTGAAGGATGGTACTTTGGTATGTTGTGTGCATGGTGGGGTGGTAaacgtgcctgtgtgtgtgcacacaactGGGAGCCAGAGATCAAAGCCAGGTATCTTCCTCAGATACCgtccaccttatttatttttttcagataaggTCTCTCAGTGAGACTGGAGCTTTCCATTTTGGCTAGACCGActggccagcaggccccaggatccacctgcttctgctgtcCTTGGGTTACATATGTGCtccaccattcccagctttcaTATGAGTtctaaggatctgagttcaggtcctcatgctttcatagCATGCATTtcaaccactgatccatctcctcaggcccagagagtgctttcttttattttggtctACAGTCTTAtagattttgtttatatgtgtttctaatactgaaaaatataaattactaaGAGCTAATAACATGAAACCATGTTTTATATTCTTAGAAATGGAAGTCAGAGATCACACGTATATCAAAATATACTCAAACGCTCATCTGCTTCAAGCCTAACTCCTCAGGAAATAAGTGGGTCTGAGTACCATTTTCCCATTAAAACATATGCCTCCAGCACACAGCAGAGGCTGAACGATATTGAGTTAAAAACCAGCCTAAACCACATAGGGaagctgtttcaaaaacaaatgaagggGCTGAGAAGCTGAGTCAAtgggaaagcatgaggacctgagttcaaatatcCAGCACTTAGATAAAAAGCtatacatgcctgtaaccccagagctatTAGTGGTTGAAGACATAGCGcctctgggacttgctggccttagcttggctttagGTTCAgtgaagagatcctgtctcaaaggactgAAGCAGAGAGTAGTAGAACACGACACCTgacatccttctctggcttctgtgcttGTATGGCTGTGTGCAACACATGCACTAGCATgatccccaccctcacccccaaacacacactaataatattataagtatatatttattaaaagaaaaagtgaaatcaggcggtggtggcgcacgcctttagtcccagcacttgggaggcagaggcaggcagatctttgagagttcgaagcctgcctggtctacagtgcgagatccaggaaaggcacaaagctacacagagaaaccctgtctcgaaaaaccaaaagagagagagagagagagagagaaagtgattgAAGAGACCTAATTTGTTAGTTGATTATTTTCAGCCTATCAAAATTGATGCTAAGTAATAACACCTATAGAACTACAATTAGAGTTTGATCCTATACATTTcctttacacatttaaaaagctAACATTTACTATGTACTGAGTACCATGTTACATATCTAGTAAATATTGTGGTGTGGATGTTGATGAAACAGCCCTATGGGTTAAGCTTTGTTATATAAACATCTCATTTGAGGTTGGAAAGATGGTTAAGTGGtcaagagtgctggctgctcttccaaagggctcaggttcaaatcccagtacccacatgagaGTTCACATTGGGCTATACTTCTGGTCTCAGGGATCCAGTCCCTCTTTTGgtttctgtgggcactaggcatgcaggTGGTGCAGTTACACTCACAGGGAAAATATTCTAcacttaaaagtaaataaataaaaataaactccattttaaaaacagaaactataGCTAGTAACCCTGGCAATCTAGCCCTAAGCTTTCACACTTCCCTCAGTTTAATTACTAGTTAAGTGAAATAGCAAGATACATTTCACTTTGCATTTTAGGCTATCTAATTTATATTGTCTTATGTCTATGATTGCCAGCATTTTTGAATGCAACCTGTTGTGCAAGTGTAACCGTCAGTTGTGTCAGAACCGAGTTGTCCAACATGGTCCCCAGGTGAGACTACAGGTGTTCAAAAGTGAGAAGAAGGGCTGGGGAGTACGCTGCCTGGATGACATTGACAGAGGGACATTTGTGTGCATTTATTCAGGTAAAGCAAAGCTTTGTTTGCTAATTATTTCCTAGTTGGATCTGTATACATCTGAATACACATTGTCCTTGTGAGCCATTGGCATCCTTTAGCAAGGTGCTGATCAACAAGATGTAGGGGAGCACCAGAGGAGACAAGTGACTGGATCTGGGGTCCCGAAGGGCTGAGATGCCATAGGTGCTTCAGAAAGAGGCACATTGTCTACAGATGCtctagaggaagggaagaaaagttctaaataaaaaaactaataaCTCACTAAAGGTAAAAACAACCAATCAAAAACTCCTCAGTGTTTTTTACAAATTAATATTGTAATGAATATTTGCATATGATGATTTAGACAGTTACTTTAAGCATCTCACTTAGTTTCAGGGACTCCAGAGTAGGTCATGTGTGAATCTGTCACACACCACTAACATACTATCCAGCCTGCATAGACATTCATCTTATTTCTCAGACTAAATCTTGAGTGGAAGCTGTTTCTACACCCTAAGTAGTGTCCAGGAAGCGTTGTTGGCAGTCTGTCCAGAGCTAGAACATACAACTACGGTTGACCTAGAAAGATGAGTGGGAACATCTAGCCACTAATTCTAACTTAAGGAGTATGATTTTGAGTcttgaaagaaaatacattaaatgaGCCACAGATTTTAATATTAAACTGAATATGAGCATAATAGTAGGTAGATGTCACAAATTTTAAATAGGTTAGTTTTTAAGAGTTTAaggttttaaactttaaaaaatatttaaacaagttTACTTTTCATTGTCTAGagcactttttttgttttatattactatggatctctttctttttaaaatacaaaaattgaCTGGTGCTTCTTCCAAATAGCTCATATTTATTCTCAATGTAGGACAGTAAGTCTCCCATTAGTCTTTTTTTAGTGCCGTGGAACGATTTTCTTGGATGAGTTACCTATGTTCTAGAATTTGTAGGGTGACTTTATCGTTTCTAGAAATACAGTGCACTCAGAGTCTTTTATTTATAGAGAAGAGATGCCTACTTGCTGGTTGGTagtggttgttttctgttttgatctCTATCTGTTTCATTTCAGGAAGATTACTAAGCAGAGCCACTCCTGAGAAAACTAATACTGATGAAAATGGAAGAGAACAACAAAACAGTGTAAAAAATATGCTTTCcaaaaagaggaaaatagaaGTTGCATGTTCAGATTGTGAAACACATCCTAGAAGTCCTAAAACTGAGAAGTGTCCTACTAAGTTTAGTAGTGATCTCAAAGAGCCTGTTACGTAAGTAAAAACTTCGGATCATGGTATACCCACTTGTTATGGATCAGAGGTGTTTGGGTCTTTTCccctctatgtctctctctctcttcccaccaccccTCCCTTAAAACTCTTCTGATCTCACAAACTAAGTTTAACACTTCTAGATATCCAGCATCCTTACCTTGAAAATCCAGCCAACACATTTCCTTTGGTCCATTTCTGGGTTCACTGTGGATAACTTTCATCTGGCTCTTTATGaatgttataaattttaattttatttttgtatttggaaagctttattagggtctcttattttttaaaaaacacattttagcCGGGctttggtggcacacgcctttaatcccagtacttggaggcagaggcagtgggatctctgtgagtttgaggccagcctgattacagagcaagatccagcacaggcaccaaaactacacagagaaaccctgtctcaaaaaaaacccaaaaaccacattttaaaattattggtAGCTAATGGTTACCTTTTCCTTCCTGCATTAGATAGTGTAGATGTAATAtaggttcatttctttttttaatgttttaattttattttattttatgtgtattggtgtttggcCTTACCACTTTTGTGCCTAGTGCACTCGGGTCAGAAGTGGGTTTTGAAttcccagggactggagttacaaattaCAGttgattatgagctgccatgtgggtgctgggaattgaacccaggtcctctggaaaagcacctagtgcttttaaccaatgagccatttctccagtccctagaTTAATTTCTGACAATAAAGGAAGTTTATGAAATAGTGATATTACCTATATTTTATGGTCTAATAAAAGAAACTTTTAGTGATATacagaataatttttcttttccttttcagggAAATGAACTACAGAAATATTTCAAGAACTCAGCGTCTCTCAGTCATTAGAAGCCCTAAATTCAAGACAGCTGTTTTTCATTACAATGAGAAAAGCATGGTAATAACTACAAGATCAAACTGAGCATAATGGCACCTTAGTCCATAGGTGTTGTCTGTGACTTTGGAAGCACTAGCCAAAGCAGCCACACTTCAAATCTTTCTTTTGGACTCTTAAAGATACATTACTCTAGAAGTTCTGCCCACATCACTGTGTAGGATCCTTAGTGTAATGCTAGCAAGGCTAGTGCTTGGGAGGCCAAttcaggaggatcatgagtttgaagtcaacttgggctatatagcaagacactATCTTGAAAAAAGAAGAGACACCTTTCAAAGGCCATTAACCATTATCTTACCTTTTTAGCCTCTACTAAAATGTTTATGCTACATAATACATgtaggatttattttattgttttgaacaTACAGGCTATTTGAGTCTGAGATACAGACAGATTTATTGTACTTTTAGCCCAAATAATATCTTGACAATTGTTGTAGTTGTAGCTTACTAAAGTGCCTGGAAGTGGGCAGTGTAAACGGGGCACATGTGCTGGCTCCACTTATTTCAAGGCTCCTTACAGTACCAACCTTGTGCCTTTTCAAAACTAACCTACTATATACAGCCTAGAAAGAGTGATCCTTGGTGAAAGAGGCCCAGCTGCTAAGCACTTTTTCCTGATTTAGAGAATACAGctgtctttcttactttctttgaaGGGATTTGTTTCCTCAGAATCTACCACTCCTGAAGATAAGAATGGATTTAAACCAGCTCACGAACACATAAACTCTAAAGCTAGAGCTCACGGTAGGCTTTATTTCCTTATGGCTGTCTATCTCCCTTGCCTCTTTGTCCCTTTTATTCAGTATCTACCACTTCTTTCCATAGACTTCATAACAAATTGAATGGGTTTGCCATGTGGAAACTGGTAAATTGTATTCCAAATCTGGCCTGCCAGATGTTAATTATAGTTGGTAAAAGAATGCTTCTTACGTTTTTAAATAGTTGAAAAATGAGACAGTGCATAATATTTCGTgacatttgagaattttatgaaCTTACAACACCAGTGTCTGTCAATAAAGTTTTAGTTGAATAAATAGCTTCAGGCATTGATTTACCTGTTTCTGCTTTCCCTCTACATCAGCATACTTGAATAGTCACAACAGAGATCATAGAATTAGAAATCCTTGATGACATTTATAGGCGCTTGTAGACTTCTGGTCTGGTTTCAGCAATGACCTACTACATGGCAGAAGGGGTAGAGTGGATGGCTCTGACTGCATGGTCCATAGGTGTTGTCTGTGACTTTGGAAGCACTAGCCAAAGCAGCCACACTTCAAATCTTTCTTTTGGACTCTTAAAGATACATTACTCTAGAAGTTCTGCCCACATCACTGTGTAGGATCCTTAGTGTAATGCTAGCAAGGCTACAAAATCTTTTTCCACAGAGTACTGTCTTTCAGAGGATATCCTCTACATGATAAATGTTACAACTTGGGCAGACCTGGGTCTGGGAACTTTTGTATTTTGATGGATCCCTTAGTAGAGAGATATGGATGACAGATGCCCTGTTTTGGAGCACAGGCCTGCCACTGCTGCCTCTTCTCCCATTTCATACCCATAATCTGCAACCCTAACTCCTCACCTCGTATTAGAGGATAGATTGGTGGAGGTATGGTTGTTCCTTACTGGGAAATTCTATTAAGAAAGAGCATTTTATATAATAGTTATTTTACCCTTTAATACACATCAGCCATAATGAGTACAGTTGCTTTGGCTctgtctgttttcatcagttgctaAGTATATGTAGCAGGCAGTCCAAATAATGACACTATATAGCTAGTAGAATCTATCAGAAATCTTTGACTAAAATACAAGTACTGTAGGATCAGCATCCACATGATAAT encodes:
- the Setdb2 gene encoding histone-lysine N-methyltransferase SETDB2, yielding MGERNGDARTFWMKLQDDGKVDFMFEKTQDVLQSLKQKIKDGSATNRDCVQAMILVNEANISNSPTKDHIPMTQNEQENKSNAFPSTSCENSFPEDRTILSPGKEAFLPVTRKAADLGKKEPPLSVSFCGHICSSACLMETPLSLKGENPLQLPIRCHFQRRHAKTNSHSSALHVNYKTPCGRSLRNIEEVFHYLIETECNFLFTDNFSFNTYVQLTRNYPKQDKVVSEVDISNGVESVPISFCNEIDRRKLPQFKYRKTVWPRAYYLNFSNMFSDSCDCSEGCIDIKKCACLQLTAKNAKAWPLSPDAVCTGYKYKRLQRLIPTGIFECNLLCKCNRQLCQNRVVQHGPQVRLQVFKSEKKGWGVRCLDDIDRGTFVCIYSGRLLSRATPEKTNTDENGREQQNSVKNMLSKKRKIEVACSDCETHPRSPKTEKCPTKFSSDLKEPVTEMNYRNISRTQRLSVIRSPKFKTAVFHYNEKSMGFVSSESTTPEDKNGFKPAHEHINSKARAHEDLSSNQVGYSEDRQLIESDVIEVTKSQEDTSPEGRCKHVATSNNENTKKVLEVPVKTSQEGESADSQSQQVFCDKELPSERMKTSSPSLARLSKENVFLLDASKEGNVGRFLNHSCSPNLCVQNVFVETHDRNFPLVAFFTNRYVKARTELTWDYGYEAGTMPEKEILCQCGVNKCRKKII